A genomic region of Cannabis sativa cultivar Pink pepper isolate KNU-18-1 chromosome 1, ASM2916894v1, whole genome shotgun sequence contains the following coding sequences:
- the LOC115707062 gene encoding uncharacterized protein LOC115707062 isoform X1, whose translation METVVGVENSDEWKFEESGFFENSTSSLSSPKYIADPVVYKLVRVECDGRFVPATDDEVMEVEDFLVDDKTEMLVDGGKNAECSSDDGLPSEMLQLDSSEGLPHSGNVKADDEKLTSSLEEVVPSSALIVDDNCKNLSGSIEELSKPSDEQPDSAPSTSDVCNNQKPDFYKLKGEICLDNLSIKELHEFFKATFGRETTVKDKLWLKRRITMGLTNSCDVATTTFTIKDNKLVNKENEESCKNAEGSVELEVETINNSNNSPTNCDAQMEDHNFVSGKRFNESVEFDFETEDLHAEQRAAKRVRKPTKRYIEELSEAESRDYSPKVHSSAKHVGFGSTSPKSCLRPVKSVSFNERIMLTRLDSLGGSGVQVPCVSRIRRSRPRKNIKALMRFHPSSVGMPTEVVRKALAVPSSRPDSVLMNRVSESISASEQIEPLLTSDAENDKQCSAIDRVQTGKTLGLKQTDSSEDTSDDNITTVPTVKGGMRRKHHRAWTLVEVMKLVEGVSKCGAGRWSEIKRLAFASYSYRTSVDLKDKWRNLLKASFAQSPPDDGMNSRKHASVPIPAPILLRVRQLAEMHSQMPPNLGSNSSLGGVSGRSSVHETRSGYL comes from the exons ATGGAAACAGTGGTTGGAGTTGAGAATAGTGATGAATGGAAGTTTGAGGAAAGTGGGTTTTTTGAAAACAGTACTTCTTCTTTGTCTTCACCCAAGTATATTGCCGATCCAGTTGTATACAAGCTTGTTCGG GTTGAATGTGATGGGAGATTTGTCCCTGCAACAGACGATGAAGTAATGGAAGTTGAGGATTTTCTTGTAGATGACAAAACTGAAATGCTTGTAGATGGTGGGAAGAATGCAGAGTGCTCGTCGGATGATGGACTTCCTAGTGAAATGCTTCAGTTGGACAGTTCGGAAG GTTTGCCTCATTCCGGAAATGTGAAAGCTGATGATGAAAAGTTGACTTCGAGCCTTGAG GAAGTTGTCCCTTCATCAGCACTAATTGTTGATGACAACTGCAAGAATTTATCAGGGAGCATTGAGGAGCTGTCTAAACCTTCAGATGAACAACCAGATAGTGCACCATCAACTTCTGATGTCTGCAATAATCAAAAACCTGATTTTTATAAGTTGAAGGGGGAAATATGCTTGGACAACCTCTCAATTAAAGAACTTCATGAATTTTTCAAAGCAACTTTTGGGCGGGAAACTACTGTCAAAGACAAATTGTGGCTTAAGAGGAGGATTACAATGGGGTTGACTAATTCTTGTGATGTTGCAACCACAACTTTCACAATCAAGGACAATAAATTGGTCAATAAGGAAAATGAAGAAAGCTGTAAGAATGCAGAAGGTTCTGTGGAGTTGGAAGTTGAAACAATCAACAACTCCAATAATTCACCAACTAACTGTGATGCTCAAATGGAAGATCACAATTTTGTTTCGGGAAAGAGATTCAATGAAAGTGTTGAGTTCGACTTTGAAACTGAGGATCTTCATGCAGAACAGAGAGCTGCAAAGAGGGTTAGGAAGCCTACAAAAAGATATATTGAAGAGCTTTCTGAAGCTGAATCAAGAGACTATAGCCCAAAAGTGCATAGCTCTGCCAAACATGTTGGATTTGGAAGTACTTCTCCAAAGTCCTGTCTCAGGCCTGTTAAGAGTGTCTCTTTTAATGAAAGAATCATGTTGACACGTTTGGACTCTCTTGGTGGATCTGGGGTTCAGGTTCCATGCGTTTCTCGAATTCGAAGAAGCCGTCCAAGGAAAAATATTAAGGCTCTTATG AGATTCCATCCTAGTAGTGTGGGCATGCCAACTGAAGTGGTGAGGAAGGCCCTTGCAGTACCTAGTTCTCGACCTGATAGTGTATTAATGAATAGAGTCTCAGAGTCAATATCTGCTTCAGAACAGATTGAGCCACTG CTCACTTCTGACGCAGAAAATGATAAGCAATGTTCTGCCATCGATAGAGTTCAAACAGGCAAGACTTTGGGTTTAAAACAGACAGATTCATCTGAAGACACTTCAGATGATAATATAACAACTGTTCCCACTGTGAAAGGTGGAATGAGAAGGAAACATCATAGAGCTTGGACTCTTGTTGAGGTTATGAAGTTAGTGGAAGGTGTATCCAAATGTGGTGCTGGGAGATGGTCTGAAATTAAAAGACTTGCTTTTGCATCGTATTCTTACCGCACTTCTGTTGATCTTAAG gaCAAGTGGAGGAACCTACTGAAAGCTAGCTTTGCACAATCACCTCCTGATGATGGA ATGAATTCCCGGAAACATGCGTCGGTCCCCATCCCTGCCCCGATTTTGCTACGAGTGAGGCAGTTGGCTGAGATGCACTCCCAGATGCCTCCAAATCTTGGCTCAAACAGCAGCTTGGGTGGAGTAAGTGGGAGGAGTAGTGTGCATGAAACACGGTCAGGGTACTTGTAA
- the LOC115707062 gene encoding uncharacterized protein LOC115707062 isoform X2, protein METVVGVENSDEWKFEESGFFENSTSSLSSPKYIADPVVYKLVRVECDGRFVPATDDEVMEVEDFLVDDKTEMLVDGGKNAECSSDDGLPSEMLQLDSSEGLPHSGNVKADDEKLTSSLEEVVPSSALIVDDNCKNLSGSIEELSKPSDEQPDSAPSTSDVCNNQKPDFYKLKGEICLDNLSIKELHEFFKATFGRETTVKDKLWLKRRITMGLTNSCDVATTTFTIKDNKLVNKENEESCKNAEGSVELEVETINNSNNSPTNCDAQMEDHNFVSGKRFNESVEFDFETEDLHAEQRAAKRVRKPTKRYIEELSEAESRDYSPKVHSSAKHVGFGSTSPKSCLRPVKSVSFNERIMLTRLDSLGGSGVQVPCVSRIRRSRPRKNIKALMLTSDAENDKQCSAIDRVQTGKTLGLKQTDSSEDTSDDNITTVPTVKGGMRRKHHRAWTLVEVMKLVEGVSKCGAGRWSEIKRLAFASYSYRTSVDLKDKWRNLLKASFAQSPPDDGMNSRKHASVPIPAPILLRVRQLAEMHSQMPPNLGSNSSLGGVSGRSSVHETRSGYL, encoded by the exons ATGGAAACAGTGGTTGGAGTTGAGAATAGTGATGAATGGAAGTTTGAGGAAAGTGGGTTTTTTGAAAACAGTACTTCTTCTTTGTCTTCACCCAAGTATATTGCCGATCCAGTTGTATACAAGCTTGTTCGG GTTGAATGTGATGGGAGATTTGTCCCTGCAACAGACGATGAAGTAATGGAAGTTGAGGATTTTCTTGTAGATGACAAAACTGAAATGCTTGTAGATGGTGGGAAGAATGCAGAGTGCTCGTCGGATGATGGACTTCCTAGTGAAATGCTTCAGTTGGACAGTTCGGAAG GTTTGCCTCATTCCGGAAATGTGAAAGCTGATGATGAAAAGTTGACTTCGAGCCTTGAG GAAGTTGTCCCTTCATCAGCACTAATTGTTGATGACAACTGCAAGAATTTATCAGGGAGCATTGAGGAGCTGTCTAAACCTTCAGATGAACAACCAGATAGTGCACCATCAACTTCTGATGTCTGCAATAATCAAAAACCTGATTTTTATAAGTTGAAGGGGGAAATATGCTTGGACAACCTCTCAATTAAAGAACTTCATGAATTTTTCAAAGCAACTTTTGGGCGGGAAACTACTGTCAAAGACAAATTGTGGCTTAAGAGGAGGATTACAATGGGGTTGACTAATTCTTGTGATGTTGCAACCACAACTTTCACAATCAAGGACAATAAATTGGTCAATAAGGAAAATGAAGAAAGCTGTAAGAATGCAGAAGGTTCTGTGGAGTTGGAAGTTGAAACAATCAACAACTCCAATAATTCACCAACTAACTGTGATGCTCAAATGGAAGATCACAATTTTGTTTCGGGAAAGAGATTCAATGAAAGTGTTGAGTTCGACTTTGAAACTGAGGATCTTCATGCAGAACAGAGAGCTGCAAAGAGGGTTAGGAAGCCTACAAAAAGATATATTGAAGAGCTTTCTGAAGCTGAATCAAGAGACTATAGCCCAAAAGTGCATAGCTCTGCCAAACATGTTGGATTTGGAAGTACTTCTCCAAAGTCCTGTCTCAGGCCTGTTAAGAGTGTCTCTTTTAATGAAAGAATCATGTTGACACGTTTGGACTCTCTTGGTGGATCTGGGGTTCAGGTTCCATGCGTTTCTCGAATTCGAAGAAGCCGTCCAAGGAAAAATATTAAGGCTCTTATG CTCACTTCTGACGCAGAAAATGATAAGCAATGTTCTGCCATCGATAGAGTTCAAACAGGCAAGACTTTGGGTTTAAAACAGACAGATTCATCTGAAGACACTTCAGATGATAATATAACAACTGTTCCCACTGTGAAAGGTGGAATGAGAAGGAAACATCATAGAGCTTGGACTCTTGTTGAGGTTATGAAGTTAGTGGAAGGTGTATCCAAATGTGGTGCTGGGAGATGGTCTGAAATTAAAAGACTTGCTTTTGCATCGTATTCTTACCGCACTTCTGTTGATCTTAAG gaCAAGTGGAGGAACCTACTGAAAGCTAGCTTTGCACAATCACCTCCTGATGATGGA ATGAATTCCCGGAAACATGCGTCGGTCCCCATCCCTGCCCCGATTTTGCTACGAGTGAGGCAGTTGGCTGAGATGCACTCCCAGATGCCTCCAAATCTTGGCTCAAACAGCAGCTTGGGTGGAGTAAGTGGGAGGAGTAGTGTGCATGAAACACGGTCAGGGTACTTGTAA
- the LOC115707064 gene encoding small ribosomal subunit protein uS3x, whose protein sequence is MATQMSKKRKFVADGVFFAELNEVLTRELAEDGYSGVEVRVTPMRTEIIIRATRTQNVLGEKGRRIRELTSVVQKRFKFPENSVELFAEKVNNRGLCAIAQAESLRYKLLGGLAVRRACYGVLRFVMESGAKGCEVIISGKLRAQRAKSMKFKDGYMISSGQPVKEYIDSAVRHVLLRQGVLGIKVKIMLDWDPKGKQGPTTPLPDLVTIHPPKDEEEYGYERPSSFVATEIPVEVVAA, encoded by the exons ATGGCTACCCAGATGAGCAAAAAGCGAAAG TTTGTAGCGGACGGAGTGTTCTTCGCCGAGCTGAACGAGGTCTTGACCAGAGAGCTCGCTGAGGATGGCTACTCTGGCGTTGAAGTTAGGGTTACGCCTATGCGGACGGAGATCATCATCAGGGCTACTCGTACTCAGAACGTTCTTG GTGAGAAGGGACGAAGAATTAGAGAACTAACATCTGTTGTTCAGAAACGTTTTAAATTTCCGGAGAACAGCGTTGAGCTCTTTGCGGAAAAAGTCAACAACAGAGGGCTTTGTGCTATTGCTCAGGCAGAATCTCTGCGTTACAAGCTTCTTGGGGGGCTTGCTGTCCGCAG GGCTTGCTATGGTGTACTTAGATTTGTGATGGAGAGTGGTGCAAAGGGATGCGAG GTTATTATTAGTGGTAAGCTCAGGGCTCAGCGTGCAAAATCCATGAAATTTAAAGATGGATACATGATATCTTCTGGTCAGCCTGTTAAAGAATATATTGATTCAGCAGTGAGGCATGTGCTTCTTAGACAG GGTGTTCTTGGTATCAAGGTCAAGATAATGCTTGATTGGGATCCCAAAGGTAAGCAAGGCCCCACAACGCCACTACCTGATTTGGTCACAATCCACCCACCcaaagatgaagaagaatatGGATATGAAAGGCCCTCTTCATTTGTGGCAACAGAAATACCAGTAGAAGTAGTTGCTGCATAG